The Podarcis raffonei isolate rPodRaf1 chromosome 7, rPodRaf1.pri, whole genome shotgun sequence nucleotide sequence GTAACATATACTTGATTAAGACACTTACACACCTTTATCACATGTTAACAAGACTTGCAAAAGATTATTGCAAATTCTGAGAGTGGATGCAGTGATATACTCTTCCTTCACACCTAGCGGGCAATTCCAGCCTCTGGTAGGTGGCAGCAGCATGGCTTAATGGCACAAGGGAGCCATTCCTGCGTATGGACGCTTGCCCTTCACCCTGGGCAAAGCTCAAGGAGGAATGGGGCAGATAAAATCTGCACGTTAGCTGCCAGCTACTGTTCGTGGGACTACAACTGAGAAAGCCCTAAATACTCCAGGGCTGGATCTATGCTCACTCTTTAAATGTTCttagaacaattttttttttatatcacTTTAAAACATAAGGTCTACCCACTTATTTGACGGGGCAAGCTCTGCAgtaccctctggtgtcacattctGATAACACATCATTAACATTTTAaagaacattacagtggtacctcaggttacatacacttcaggttacatacacttcaggttacagactccactaacccagaaatagtacctcgggttaagaactttgcttcaggataagaacagaaatcgcacggtggcgtcgtggcggcagcgggaggccccattagctaaagtggtgcttcaggttaagaacagtttcaggttaagaacggacttccagaacgagttaagtacttaacctgaggtaccactgtatatggctatatcaggggccagcaaactttttcagcagggggccggtccactgtccctcagaccttgtggggggctggaatatattttgaaaaaaatatatgaatgaattcctatgccccacaaataacccagagatgcattttaaataaaagcacacattctactcatgtaaaaataccaggcaggccccacaaataacccagagatgcattttaaataaaaggacacattctactcatgtaaaaacacgctgattcccagaccatccgtgggctggatttagaaggtgcttgggccggatccagccctggggccttagtttgcctacccacgggcTATATCATAACCCTTCAAAACTCAGTTTTAGCGTTAAAAACCGCGAGTGTAGAGGAGTCCCAGGGCTAGGGTATCTGAAGGGTGGCCTTTTTCTATGTAAAGTTGGCCAAATTTACTGATATTATTAGAAGGCCTGCTATAGCTTCCCGTTCCCTTTTGTGCTTAGGTGGGTGGCTACTAGACAAGGACTTTTCTGATGCAGCATCCCAAATTCCAAAAGAGTAATCAGGCGCAATCTCGGTTTTTTCAGGTGGAgcggggaaaaaatattttcccgTAAGGAGCGTGCTGATTTATTATGGGTTTTACAGtgtttgcttggtttttttttagtaTATTTGATGGTGCTATATTACTGTTCCTGTGTAAtagttttaaaatttgttttgtgAATCATTTTGGAAATTCCTCTGCTAAGATAGGACAAAAATATTGCAACTccctctctgtttctctttctagCTCCATCTAGTTCACTGGAACTCCACAATGTACCACAACATTGATGAAGCACTGGGGAAGAAGAACGGCATAGCCATTATTGCTTTATTTGTGCAGGTAACTTTCTGCTGTCTTTGTCATaattgttgaatagtgggtagacatggcagacaaCACaacgatttctccaaagcagctctttattttgtaagctggaacagaaagctgaacagcaaacagctcagccggcctgcttttataggcagccagctgttaacattgtagcaacaacaacccagggtttcccgcctaaaataactgacgtggacctgagtgaaaactatctacagtatccccctgctggcccagggtgagaacttcagtacataacaataatcataatcataatcatcattaaATCTATTAGTTGCTTTTTTGCCACAGGCAGCTCATGACCATTTATCATGACTATTTCTTTTAAACGGTGTGTTCAAAAAAATGTCATAATGTGTGCAGTAGAATATTATGAAATACTAGGTttaagagaagaaagagaagggcaTTCTGAACATAGTCAAACTTAGGTTATAAATTGTCCCTGGAAATGAAAATGATTGTGTGGGGGTTATTAGTGGGCTGGTGAGaaaataacattattttttattttgtagtgGGCATTAGAACAATTCTACACTTTAGAAAGATCAAAATGGATCAGATTTAATAACTTGGTTAAAGAAACTTAGGATTTGCAGTGATAATATTTCAAATAAGGACAGCTGCAAATGGACTTATTTTTTATGATATGGCAGAGCTTATCTCTTTGCAGAAGAGCATGAATATGGTTTTCAAAGTTCAGCTTTGTGGCTTATTTGAGTTTGTAGATGACATACAGCAATCAGAACAGGAataatgcaatgaatgaatgaatgaatgaatgaatgaaggcagCAATTCCCATTCTGATCTGTTTTCATCTCcatcagcactgtttccattccactgcactttggtttctgccAAATACTGTGTTAATCATCTTGCTGTCTGCTATTTAATGTAAGTTGGATGATTTGTGTAACTATTCATGTAACTTCCTTTCATTTCCACGTAAAGGAAATGCCAAAATGTTTTTTAAGTCATTAATTACGTATTGTATGTGTACTAACAAGGATGATGTGAACTACTACCAATCGCTGAAGAGACTTCTGTTCCTGACCACAGACAAACATGCAAACTGATGCCAATTTCCCTTCCTCTTTCCATTCCCCCccagaattctccaacattccTAAGTGAGAATGGCGTTTTATATTAAGATATAAATTGCCAATCTAAATCCAACTTTACACAAAACATGCTGCTTATCTATTTAAATGCTTGGAATATATACAGAGAAAGAATGGTTTGATTATGTCAAAGTGAAAGGGATGTgggcagtgctttcccccctaaaaaaatgtttaggggtactctcattttcctactcatattgaaataatgcccctcaatgaggccaaacttagattcagaaaatgtttaggggtatgcgtcccctgtgtccccctagaaaaaagcactggatatgagTGTAGTGGTTGTCTGAGGTTTCTGTGAAAAACAACTTCATTCCAGAAGAATTCACGAGTGTTTATTGCTTTAAGTACTAGGCAAATGCTCCTTTATGAACCATATTTGTGCACCATGACCCTAACTATGTTTATgtggaagtaagccctactgatttcaatttacttccaagtaagtatgcTGAGGATTGCAGTTTTAGCCAGAACAAATTACCTTGTACGCTGTGGAAGCAGAGTTGCCAAAGAAGACTGCACAAATCTTGTTCTAAGACTTCTATGCAGCCCAAACAGGTGGTTGGGCTACCCATCTGCCCTTCACATATTTTgagcttcaattcccatcagcccaagccagcaagAACACGTTGAtgctggttgatgggagttgtagtctcaaatatccagggggcaccaggttggtgaaggctgccttTTCATAACTAGTTGTGCCGTTTCAATATTGTATGAATGGGGTGGGGAAAGTTGTCCTTTATGTTTCAAATTGATTCtgggttagggttttttttttttgcttctattAATTTGTCATGTTTTATAATATGATTATAAATGCCTCCAAGACTGTTTGAATGTAAAAGTGTATTGATTATGGTCTTGATGCAGAAATAGGGCCGTTAAAAATAATGGAAGCAGCTCTCAGTTCACTCGGTTTTGTATCCTAGAGGACTCTTCCATAATTGCTTCTGAAGCAGCCTTCCAATTTCAGCAGGACTAACCTTGGAGTTACTCAGAAAGTTATGTAAAATTGTTAAATAAAACTCTTTAGCTTAATAATCTCTCTCCACTTTTTCAATTCAATTTAATCAAGgggctcccacccaccccttttttcttttttgcgttgctcagtatttttattttaattgaaaatGTTTCTGCACTGCATCCTTAAACTTGATGGGGAGTTGGGTGCCCTTTGCTTAATGGCCTACTAGAAGAAAGCCAACTTCACTCAGTGGATTTCATCCAGCTGTAGTTGTCCtgtttcagtccccagcatctccaggcagggctaggagacatctttgcctgaaatcctggggagctgctgctgtcagtcagtgctaGACAGAACTGAGCAAGATGAAGCAGTGGTGTCACTCAGTATGAGACAGTTTCCTACATTACATTGAAATATTCAAGGAATAGCTTTCTTATCAAGCAGTTGAAAAATGAGGAATATTGGTCAACACTGCACAAAATTAGAATTTCTTCTGGCCAATGAAAACAAAGGCATTCCTGGCACCACGGCTACTTTTGCCTTGACAGCCACAAAACAATGACAGATCCATTACAATTCTCGTAAATGGATTGTAATCAAGAAGCAAGCTTTTAAAGAACTTTCTGTGTACGTTTCAAAGTTGCTGTTTGTGTCTCTGTTCCCTGATAGCtgagatttatttattgcttaagTGGTTACTTTCGTCTGACATTTTTCTTGTTATGGCCTATGGCTTAAAACAAATCTGATGCTAAGCTGAACAGATGGCAATCTGCATTGGTACGTCTGCACTGGCAACACATGTATAAGGTTGTTTAACCACACGGATCCCTCTTGCTGGGTTGGGGTGGATGTTTTGACACTTGAAATGCTTCTAAACATGTTGTTTGAATTTGGCATCTGAAACAAATTTATCTAAAGTAACAGAAATCTTCTCTTGGCCTGACAAGAGTCCCGTGTACCCTGCAATGTTGAGATGGGAGTGTCCTCCATTTACTTTCCATGTGAATGGATCCCTTCATCCTCATGAGGGGTGAGGGATGGCTTGGTACATTTGAGTTTTCTTAGTTTCTAATTTTtatcaatcttaaattcagttctccacatttgtcCAGCAAgttgtgattttttcttttttaaaaatcctgaagGATTTCTCCTAATAACCACAGTTCTGGATGCAGTTTTgaccaacatacacatttttgcaagcaattttccctaacataatgcatttctgtaagttattttcaccaatgcattcatttttatttacatttctccTTGATTTACACATGTTCATAAGTGTTGTTGGGTTGGAGAATTACACTGCAAAATTCTGATAAGTGCAACTGCTGACGAATGTCTTTGATATGGTtctcgtatttatttattttttggaaagtgcaaattggacaaattcagttttaaatgtgaactgattgAAGTTCTCCTCCAACCCTACTCATGAGTTATGGAAGCCCCATATGTATACAGGACCCCCCCCCATGATTGAGGTGACTGAAGGGCTGGCTTCCTGGCCTTCTCTGGATatatggtataaggcagctttcagtGAAAGCATGTTGACTTCTTCAGTCACAATGAACCAGCTCTCTGTATAGACTTCTAGCTCTCAAAAACCCGAGTGAGGTGTATGGTGTTGGCATGCACATTATCCTCACGGTTCATAGCATATGGTCTTCAGCTACCTCTGTAGTAGTTAGTTACGCTAGTTGTGTAGTAGGTTATATCAGATTTGAATTGGGGCTCAAATTCTGCAATGAGGCTCCctaaggtgaccttgggctagtcacctaaggtggttgtgaggataagatggggggtggggagagtatatatatatatatatatatatatatatatatgccacttTGAACTTCtcaggaagggcaggatacagtGCCAGGAGTAAAATAATTTACTCTTGCCCTCTTTGTAATGTGCAGATCCACTCAGAACAAGAGGAGCCAAAGATCTGAACTTTATCTGTGCACTTTTCAGAGCTGAGCAAACGATAACCTTGCTCTCTATGTCACACAATGATGCTTGATTATGACATGACATATGATAATTACTGAAAGATTACGGCAAAAATAGGCAAGTTGGCTTATCCTGAAGTTTGAATACCttggtatttttgtttttatcttgtctGCTCTATTTACCTTTCTGTCAATTACTTCATTCTGCATCTTTGCTTGAACTTCATGCAAAAGGTCATCCAATTTGGTAGAAATGAATAAGGAACTGACTTCACTTGTTGAGAACTTTGAAACCTGTGTTTCATCAGAGGAGGGAATACTGTGTGTTTATCTTTATTTATTGTACATTATGTTTCAGATAGGAAAAGAGCATTCAGGTCTGAAGGCTGTTACTGAAATTCTGCAAGACATCCAATATAAGGTAAAGCTGTTAATTCTGCTTtctaaaaatgttttgaaatgaaCTAAGTATGATAGCTGCAGGCTCCCTTTGAGTTCTCTGATTTATTAAGTAGCTTAGCTATATCCAACATAGGTGGCATCATTTTGTAAAAATATAAacactttaaaagagagagagagagggtttgataaataatttatcttataaTTTGGTATTTTTATTAGATAGTCAATTGTTTCAAAATCTGCTCTCTCTTAAAAACTAGAGAGACAAGACTGATTTCTGTTAAATTTTCAGGGAAAGTCCAAGACAATACCGTGTTTTAATCCCAACACATTATTACCAGGTAAGTGCTTATTTGTATGCCACAAAACCATGCATGCACAAAAGACTATAGAGGCCAAGAGTGGTGCTGCCAGTGCCTGCAGCCGGACCCTGAAAGCTTTGATAGAGGCAAACCCATGGCTGTACCATGGCTGCTCTAGTCATGTTTCCTCTTTAGAAGGTAGTTACCTGGCCATGGAATGCACCTTGCACAATGATGGCAGCAAGTGAGGAGCACAGGCTGACCCTCATATTTGACCTGCTCAGTCTGCCTGGATTTGGGGAAATCTGGGCTTTACTGAGGAAAGCCCTCATTATGGTGTTGTGCAGAGAGACACATAAACTGAGAAGGGGCATGCTAGTGAAAGCCCTTGCTGGTAGCCCATGACGAGAGGAGAGTATCCCATGCCAGAGGGGATTGCAGCCCATCTTAGACCCTTCTTGGGAAAAGCATTCAGATGCAGTTTGCTGCAGTCTGACGTTCCATTCAACATCTCTTTGCAGGGATGTAGTTTGGGGATGAAGTGCCTGCAGCTAAGACTTGTTTTCCAACATGCTCCCCGCCGGCTGCACCTGGCACAGCTCTAGACTGAAGATAGGATCGTGCCCTCGATCTTAAAAAGAAAGATGGAGCATAATGGCAGGTTTTCAAACCAATCTCCTCCATTTAATTTCAGACCCCCTGCTACGAGATTACTGGGTGTACGAAGGCTCTCTCACGGTTCCCCCCTGCAGCGAAGGTGTTACATGGATCTTATTTAGATATCCTTTAACTGTATCCCAACTTCAGGTAATGGCTGTGCTTATAATGACCTTAGAATGTAATTCCCAGCGAAAGGTTATAGCGTGCAAAATATATTGCAGGGCAGGATACCTGCTTCATCTTGAAGATCTCATTAGATCAGTTGGAGCATGGCTTTTAAAATAAAGGTTAAATCTTTTGTGTCACTGAAAGCAATAGAAAggtcagaaatggaaaaaagaactcTGTTGACTTTTATCCTATgcgccatatatatatatatatatatatatatatatatatatatatatggaaaagacaaaaaaagatCACAGAGTAAAAAAGAAATGTAGTCCCTTGTTATTGTCTGCCTTTAAATAATTACTGCTAGTTGTTTGAACAAAGGCACACAATAGCTCTGTTTGTGCAGTGAGGGTTCCTGTGGGTACTGAACATGCCCGCCTGCTTATGTCTGACCGCCCCCCCGCAGACACAGGGCTCCTGTTCTATTGGGGATGCATTATGCAACATAGTATTGACAAAATAACAGTGCATTAGTGGTAGATTCCTTCAGCTTTACTTTGTTCTTCAACACTTCCGCAATGCTACCACGTTAATGGTATCCAGAGGGGCTGTAGCGCAACAAAACCAAAATTAAACCAGgatatttgtggtataaaaagctatgggatttcagcagggtGCTACAAGAGATGTGCTAATGTGAAACAAAGCAATGTAACCACCCCAAAATCTTtgctggcatgtgtgtgtgtgtgagagtgctTCTACATTAAGCATTTAACTTCCAAGGGTATCCTGCAACCTGCTGCACTTTGGGTGGATGCAGCAGAGGCCCCCACGGGGTGGCCAGTGTGGTCACTGGACtaaggggactaggctagtcccctaaagactctcctccctggaagagaggggagtggttgtgggcgggagcccgagctccgcccctggccgggggccttagcccccgcccctcctcacctggctggcgcccacgcccaccggaggcagccatccaggtgtctccggggggcgtgtttagcagctaaTGCTGCGGggccagctccgcctcctcctcagtcgtcgtcgtcccgcagcgagtcacccaccctccactcccatttagctcagggtctaggtttttggccttgctatggaccttaggttggtcgccccggttgtctggggggcctggtaggaatttttccatttggcattaggcttttggttttttcgcctacctcgtagcaatcgtcacaacttttgtggtattggtgggtaggttaggcattggattcatgtgtgtcaaggggtaggtgtggccatcgcctatgctatctaccgtgggttattccgttaaaggaatctggcggtcgtgtattccgtctgatgcctgcttggcaggaggccatggcacgaccctcggtgacatcaggggtgagcctatagttggattagcatcaacaggctccacctactgttgaataaacccacctcctatagtcatccaatgcctaagccaataccttttcactgctgtaatcaataaagttgtggccttttcttgcccattaaccttatatcacgtgtccttgtgtgtttatttcacatagcgggggtcgggccctcgatccacaaatgtTCCTCtggtgtctccttcccaaagcccgggaagcttctgcccggcTTAGGGAGGCAGGCACAAGTCTCTGATAGGTCCAAGAGCTGTCCTgccatcttcccaaagcccatcTGGCTTTTGGAAGGAGGCAGGGGGGTTCAGTCATCCTGTCAGAGCCCTGGCAGCTCCTtcacaaagcctgggaagcttctgcctggcttagggagggaggcacgatGCTCACGTGCACGACGTCAGGACGTCACAACATCCCACACATGACACTGACCCCCCATGccccttgcaagctggcacctctggtcctaactgttcccctatgaaaaatttcaccgcaTGCCACTGGTGGTGGAGTCACCTCATCAGAAGAACCCAGTGAAGGGGCACCTCTGCCAGATCCTCTCCCTGCTAACCACCTTAGGATTTCTCTGCCCATTTATGTTCTGTTATGGTTGTCCAGAGTAAACAGTTGTTAAGTATATCTGTTATTCACTTCTCTGACTGAAGTAAGGACTGAGAAGTGCTTCCCACTGAATGATGTTGACTCTCTCCCTTATCAAAAACATCATTAAAATAAAGCTTTTGTTACAAGTGTGAGGCACTCTATTCAACATACATTTATTTGAAGGTCTCCTAGTACTACTCAGAAGTACTGCAACTGTGATGGGGCTTTTTTCTCATCtcatttttgtttgctttacCTCCCCAAGACTCCAAAGATTGAAACTTTTGAAGTGTGTTGGAGAAATCACTTTTTCCTAAACTGCAATGACATCAAACTATCTTAGTGAAGTTTCAGTTCAGGTTTCATTTGAAGCATGTTACCTCTCTGTAAGATACTCAAGATCTTACAGTTCTTCTATAAGATACTTACGTTTTCAGGGAAacttattttttttcttaatccACTTAAATAGACATAAAATCAATGAACATCTTCACAATCTGAACTTTTCCTTTTAAGTATCTCCCAAGAACCTCCAtcatcttccttcctttcatCTCTTCTATGAAAGCTGCTCCATTCTGCCTTTCAAAGCTAAAAAGAAACAATATGGATTTCAAAAGCACTAGTCTGAGGAACAATAATCTTAGCAACCCAAGCTGTTCATCAAATAAACAAGCGTATTGAAAGAAGTCAGTTTTGAAGTAGATGGCAACCATAATTATAGTTATCTTCTGAAATGTCATTGTCCTTGCACTGTACCGATGTGAAGATAAATCTTGAGTTGAATCTGATCCTACACTGACTTGCACACAGAGAAGCCTCCTGTCCCCATTCTTAAACCTTGGCAATATTTTCTATGAGGAGTAAAATTTGTCATCTGGGTAAGGGCAAgaatagattgttgttgttgttgttgtttttaaagcatggGGGTGTGAACGTACCTCCTGTGGAATATATGATACACCTAATGCAAATGCTATCTATTTTAGGGGTGATTTCCCCCCTTAACTTTGGGTTcagaaaaataggggttgtcttatatgtGGGGacttcttatacatggaaaaatacggtacagtcgtaccttggttatcaaacagaatccattccggaagtccattcgacttccgaaaacgtttgacaaccaaggcgcagTTTCCGATTGGGGCAGGAGCTTCATGTattcaatcagaagctgcagaagctgcattagacattcgggttccaaagaacgttcacagactggaacactcgcttccgggtttgcagcgttcaggagccaaaatgttcgagttgcaaggcgttcgagatccaaggtacgccTGTACTTGCTTAGCATATAACCCACattttcataaaaatatatcaagaAGGTGTAAACCTAATaagaataaaatcagaaaaaaCTACATTAAAATATAATTGAAAACATTAATAAGAACCAAGtggttaaaaagagaaaattcatATTGCAGAGGTTTGTCTAAGCAATATATATTTAACATCTCAGCTATTGTGTGGATCCCAAAGCAAATGGCTCATTATGTAGTGGGAGCTTTGGGAGAAAGAAGCTTAAGGAAGAGCTTAGTAGCAAATCACATGCTTTGTATGCCAAAAGTGCCAGGTTCATTTCCTGGCTTTCCAAGCAAAGTGTGGAAGGGAAGCACTTCTGAAGCCCTGGCAAGCTGCTGCTCATCAATgtaaagaagttgttgttgttgttgcttctatACAACCTGGCTTCCCATAGGAACCCAGGGCAGtgaacatcataaaaacaatccatgaaaatgtgttacaataccacaaaaaaacaacaacaacccatatgCTAAAAGAATACCACCAGCTGAAATTGCAGTCAACACTCATGTCTCAAAGGCCCAGGAGAACTGATATGCTTTTCATTTGTGTTTAAAAGTCTGTATGGAGACAGACGTACCTtcccagggagggagttccacaagctGGGCATTATCACAAAGAATGCCCTGTCAAAATGCGGAAAGGCAACTTGTGGGATCTACTTTGGTGTTTTTTTAGAACCCTGAGATCTGCCAACCACAGTCTGGTGCAAAAGACACAAGGCActtaaagaattctgggcctAGGAATTTGTACCAGCACTGAACTGGTGTCACAGTCCTTCCATATTAAAACTCACTTGTAAACAAAACCCTGTTTTCTGTGGGATTTGGAGTAGGAATGTGTAGGGATTATAATAAAATTCCTGATTTTATaaggttttctaaaaaaaaaaaaaaggccataGCACAAATAGTAGAATGGTGGGATAtagtttagagagagagaaaaataaacagTATTAACATTTCCTTACAATGGAGCAGATGTATAAAACAACAactgttttcttgtttttattagatAGAAGAGTTTCGACGACTGAGGACACATGTTAAAGGGGCAGAACTGCTAGAAGGCAGCGATGGAACACTAGGAGATAACTTTAGACCCACACAGCCACTAAGTGACAGAGTCATAAGGGCTGCCTTCCAGTAGCAAAgacaaataatgaaaataatcaTAATGTAGGtaagtaaaaacaaaatagaaagggACATGTGGGAGTGGAGACCAAATGCAAAGGGGGCAGAACTCTTTAAGGTTTGTGTCCAACTTAGATTTTGGGCAGGTGTAGTTTGCTTCCATCCTTACAGGACAAGCTGCACCTGTCAAAATTCACTCTTCCACACAACTGTTGAAGGCCTACAGATAGAGGAGTGCTGTCTCCCTTATCATGAGCAGAGATGATAAGAGTCATGCATGTCATAGAAATAGCAGTGTTTCTTGCATTGGCACTCAGTTAAATGTGAGTCCCACATCTGAAAACTTTGCAGATGACTGCATAAGCCAAGGAACCACTGCCCTCTCTTCCTGAATTTTTGCTTGTTCTCCCGTTGTgtgcctgcccttcaccatattGGAATTTCAATTATATAGTACTCTTCTGCAGTTCCACAATATAATTACTTTGTTTTTGGAAGGAGTGATTTCAAATGCATCT carries:
- the CA8 gene encoding carbonic anhydrase-related protein isoform X1; this encodes MADSYIEESDLFPEKEETLEWGYEEGVEWGLVFPDANGEYQSPINLNSREAKFDPLLLEVCLSPNYVVCRDCEVINDGHSVQILLKSKSALAGGPLPRGHEFELHDVRFHWGRENQRGSEHTVNFKAFPMELHLVHWNSTMYHNIDEALGKKNGIAIIALFVQIGKEHSGLKAVTEILQDIQYKGKSKTIPCFNPNTLLPDPLLRDYWVYEGSLTVPPCSEGVTWILFRYPLTVSQLQIEEFRRLRTHVKGAELLEGSDGTLGDNFRPTQPLSDRVIRAAFQ